The nucleotide window TAGAGGCAAAGAATTATCAGAAGCGCAAAAGCGCGTATATGAAGAAATTCGCCATATTGAAAGCGAAGGCTTATTTTTCCGCTCTGATATCGGTAAAAAGGCCATCGACTATATAATGGTATAAGAAACAGCCGGTGCTATTGTAGCACCGGCTGTTGGTGTGTGGTAGAAAGGAAATTCAGTCGTTGCAGTGTTGACAAGAAAATGCGTTTTCTCTTCCGAATTCAAAATGATTTCGTACCCAAAATCGCTTCGGCTATGTCAGCCTCAATTTCCTTATCTGAAGCACTATAAGCTTTTTTATCATGATGTGAAGGCTCATCATGATGTGCTTTGTGTGCCTCTTGCTTATTAGAATGTCCCTTTTTCATAAAGCTCATCATAGGTAAATTCATGTATTTGTTAAGCTTAAAGGCTTCCGTCACTGGACAGAAACGCACTATACCCTCGGCAACCTTCATTGCCCCTAATACAACAGAAAGCTTTGCGGAAAAGCACCAAGGTTTACGCGTTAACTTAATAGCGGCAAAGGTAACCATTGTTAATCCCGCTGTAATGCGGATTAACGCATTCAACGTGCCGATGTTTGGTTTGAACACGAGAAACAGCTCCTTTTCCTTCAGGTTGAAGTAAATCATCTACCTCGTCTCTTATTGTGTATCACCTCACGCACACTATACAATCCAACATTTAGGACAAACTATATAAGGTCATATTATCGGTTCGTTAATTCATAAAACTTTGTTATAATGAAATGATGCATAAAGCAGGAAAGAGGTGTTCTTATGTACGACATAAAACAATGGAAGCATGTGTTTAAGCTGGACCCGAATAAAGAGCTAAGTGAAGAAGATCTTGAAAAAATTTGTGAATCGGGAACAGATGCCATCCTTGTGGGCGGAAGTGACGGTGTAACATTGGATAATGTATTATTCATGCTATCAAGCATTCGCAGATATACAGTACCTTGTGTACTCGAGGTGTCATCTTTAGAGGCAGTCACACCCGGTTTTGACTACTACTACATTCCCTCCGTTTTGAACAGTCGTAATCCCCAGTGGATTACTGGTTTGCACTACGAAGCGTTAAAGGAATTCGGCGATATCATGAACTGGGACGAGATTTTTATGGAGGGATATTGTGTTCTAAATCCAGATTCTAAAGTCGCGGCATTAACAGAAGCAAATTGCACATTAAGTCATGATGAAGTAATTGCCTATGCGCGTTTAGCGGACAAGTTGCTGCGTTTACCGATTTTCTATCTGGAGTACAGTGGTACATACGGAGATCCCGAGCTTGTAAAAAAGGTAAAACGCGAGCTAGAATCCGCCCATTTATACTACGGCGGAGGCATCGCAACGAAGGAGCAGGCTGCAGAGATGGCTCGGTATGCGGATACGGTTGTGGTTGGCAATTTAATTTATACAGACGTAAAAGAGGCTTTGCGTACAGTGCAAGCGGTGAAAGGGGAGTGACAACATGAGCGGATTGCAATTATTAACAGGCTTAAACCCTGAGCAGCAAGCTGCGGTCAGAACAACAAGCGGTCCCCTGCTAATCATGGCAGGTGCGGGAAGTGGGAAAACCAGAGTATTAACGCACCGCATTGCTTATTTGCTACAGGAAAAAGGCGTAGCACCATGGAACATACTCGCCATCACATTTACAAACAAGGCAGCTCGCGAAATGAGAGAGCGTATTGATAAACTGGTTGGTCCGGAAGCAAATGATATTTGGATTTCAACCTTTCACTCTATGTGTGTTCGGATTTTGCGCCGCGACATTGATCGCATTGGCATTAGCCGTAATTTCACCATTTTAGATGACAGCGATCAAATGTCAGTTGTCAAAAACATTTTAAAGGATCGCAACGTTGATCCGAAAAAGTTTGAGCCACGCGCTTTGTTAGGTGCAATCAGCAGTGCCAAAAACGAACTGATTACCCCGGAGCAATATACAAAAGAAGCATCTCCCGACCCGTACGAAAAAATGGTCAGTGATGTGTATACAGAATATCAAAAGCGTCTTCGAAAAAACAATGCGCTTGACTTTGATGATTTAATCATGACA belongs to Ectobacillus sp. JY-23 and includes:
- a CDS encoding heptaprenylglyceryl phosphate synthase codes for the protein MYDIKQWKHVFKLDPNKELSEEDLEKICESGTDAILVGGSDGVTLDNVLFMLSSIRRYTVPCVLEVSSLEAVTPGFDYYYIPSVLNSRNPQWITGLHYEALKEFGDIMNWDEIFMEGYCVLNPDSKVAALTEANCTLSHDEVIAYARLADKLLRLPIFYLEYSGTYGDPELVKKVKRELESAHLYYGGGIATKEQAAEMARYADTVVVGNLIYTDVKEALRTVQAVKGE
- a CDS encoding DUF2892 domain-containing protein codes for the protein MIYFNLKEKELFLVFKPNIGTLNALIRITAGLTMVTFAAIKLTRKPWCFSAKLSVVLGAMKVAEGIVRFCPVTEAFKLNKYMNLPMMSFMKKGHSNKQEAHKAHHDEPSHHDKKAYSASDKEIEADIAEAILGTKSF